The genome window CATGTCGAGCAGGATGCGATCGACCGACGGATCCCGCCCGGGCAGGTGCAGGTCCTGGTGCCAGTTGTCGCCGCGCGTCACCTCGCGCACAGCCCGGCTCGCACCCTGTTCGGACAGGGTATAGACCGATGCACCACGCGTCGCCGGGTCGGCCCCCGCGTCGGCATGCAGCGAGATGAACAGGTCGGCGTCCGCCTGTCTGGCGATACGGACCCGACGATACAGGTCGACATAGACATCCGACTCACGGGTCAGCTGTACCCGGTAGCGCCCCGTCCGCAGCAGCTCGTCGCGCAGCGCCAGGGCGGCCGCCAGGGTCACGGAACTCTCGGACCGATGGGCACCGAGGGCCCCGGGATCATGTCCGCCATGTCCGGCATCGATGACCACCAGCGGACGCTCGGCGCGCATCGGGGCGCGGGTCGCGGCGGGTCGCGTCGTGGTGCCGGCGACTGCGCCCCCGGTCGATGTGATGTCGATGACGTAGCGATAGTGGGTGACGCCGTCGCCGGGCGGCAGCAGGAACCGCCGCTCGATCCGGGCTGTGCGTCCCAGGGCCAGTTGAAGCCGCGAAGCGGTGCCCGACGGGCTGACGCGCCAGTCGCGGACCAGACCCGATCCGGTTCCGTCCACGCCGCGGCCGGACCCCACGCCGGCCAGGGTCAGGACCACCCGCCCCGCCCCGCCGGATTCGATGACCTCGCCTCGCGCCGAGCGACCCAGGTCGATGACGACGCGCGTGTGATCGGCATCCCCGCCGAACCGCACACCCAGAACATCGCCCGCAGCCCCGGTCGCCATCGACCGGCTGCCGGCCAGAAGGACGGCCGCCAGCACGACGAGCGCAAGCACCGTCAGCGCCCAGTCACGGACACTCCAGTCTGAGAGTTTGAAACGCATCGACGCGCGCATTCCGACGGCGACCCACCTTGATCCAGAGGCGCAGCCTGCCAGATCGCGGTTTGAATTGGGTTAAGCACAGCCACGAAACCGGACGGCTGGACTATCGTGGCTTTTCATTCACACCCGGCATGCCTATGCTTGTATCCGTTCGCGAACGATCGCGCCGCCGCATCGACGGTCTGGCGCGGCCCCGGCGCGGCACCCCACTCCCGCCCTCGCGGATCGACCGGTTAGTCCCGGACAGATCGACGGGGCCGGGCCTACCCCCGACCTTGCGACGCTGATCCAGCGCCCACGGGTCCAGGACCGACCAGACCCCATGGGCTTTTCCGCCTGCTTCTCCCTCCGATCGACCGCCCCGACAGGGCCGGTCGCAGTCGTGTCCGGCGTTCGCCGCGACGACGGGATGATGCACGCGCCGGCCCCTTACCCCGTTCGGCGAGCCGCCCCGGCCTCTTCAGGTCCCGGCAGAGCGCGCCAGAGAGAAATCTTCAATGTCAAAGACCATGCTTATCGATGCGGCGCACGCGGAAGAAACCCGCGTCGCCATCGTGGACGGCCGCCAGGTTGAGGAATTCGACTTCGAGTCGAAGACCAAGCGCCAGCTTCGCGGCAACATCTACCTCGCCAAGGTCACCCGCGTAGAACCCAGCCTGCAGGCGGCCTTCGTGGAATACGGCGGCAATCGCCACGGCTTCCTGGCCTTCAACGAAATCCACCCCGACTACTACCAGATCCCGGCCGCCGACCGCGAAGCCATCATGGCCGAGGCGCACTCGGCCGACGACGATCATGACGACGAGAACGCCCGCGACAGCGACGACGGCGATTCCGAAGGCGGGATGGCCGAGGAGGAACGCCTGAAGCGTCGCCTGATGCGTCGCTACAAGATCCAGGACGTCATCAAGCGCCGCCAGATCCTGCTGGTCCAGGTCGTCAAGGACGAGCGTGGCGGCAAGGGCGCGGCCCTGACCACCTGGCTGTCGCTGGCCGGACGCTACTGCGTGCTGATGCCCAACACCGGCAAGGGCGGCGGCATCTCCCGCAAGATCACCCAGGCCACGGACCGGAAGCGCCTGAAGGCCGCAGCCGCCGCCCTGGACGTGCCACGCGGCATGGGTCTGATCATCC of Brevundimonas subvibrioides contains these proteins:
- a CDS encoding N-acetylmuramoyl-L-alanine amidase family protein, translating into MRFKLSDWSVRDWALTVLALVVLAAVLLAGSRSMATGAAGDVLGVRFGGDADHTRVVIDLGRSARGEVIESGGAGRVVLTLAGVGSGRGVDGTGSGLVRDWRVSPSGTASRLQLALGRTARIERRFLLPPGDGVTHYRYVIDITSTGGAVAGTTTRPAATRAPMRAERPLVVIDAGHGGHDPGALGAHRSESSVTLAAALALRDELLRTGRYRVQLTRESDVYVDLYRRVRIARQADADLFISLHADAGADPATRGASVYTLSEQGASRAVREVTRGDNWHQDLHLPGRDPSVDRILLDMTQRATQNRSAQFARVLLTHLEAADHPLLRRSHRDAGLAVLLAPDVPAVLLEMGFITNPDDERALGDATERRQLVRAVAEGIDRYFSQTSAPLQMAALNSAGGVP